The following is a genomic window from Ethanoligenens harbinense YUAN-3.
AACAGGGACATCAGCAGCGTGCCGAACAGCCGCGCTTTATCCCGTGAGAAATTCAACAGGTTCCTGCTCAAAATTGCACCGATTGCACTCATACCCGGATCTCCTTCCCTGTGACCTTCAAAAAGACGTCGTTGAGCGTCCCTTTGGTCATTTCAAAATCCGTGACCTGTTCCCGGTTGTGTTCCAGCAGTTCCAGCGCCGCGCGGCTGTCCGGTACGGTCACCGTCCATTTTCCTTTTGCCGGTTCACAGGGGAACCCTTTCGCCTTGCATTCCGTCTCCAGGGCGGCAAGCCGCGTCCCATAAACGATCAGCATCGAATGGGTATACTGCTTTTTCAGGTTCTCCGGCGTATCGAATGCGATGATTTTGCCATGGTCCATGATGGCGACGTGCGCGCAGATTTCCGCCTCGTCCATATAGTGGGTGGTGAGGAATATGGTGATGTTCTTCTGTTTCTGCAGTTTTTGGATGTATTCCCAGACGTTTGCGCGTGTCTGCGGATCCAGACCCGCGGTGGGTTCGTCCAGAAACAGGACCTTTGGATAATGGATGAGCGCGCGCGCGATCTCCACGCGCCGTTTCATACCGCCGGACAGGCCGCCTACCGGCGTTTTTCGCCATTCCTGCAGGTCCACCAGGTCCAGCACGAAATCCACGCGCTCGGCTACTTCCTGCTTGGGTACCTGATAGAACCGGCAATGGAAGCGCAGGTTTTCCTCCACGGTCAGTTTGGCATCCAGTGTGGATTCCTGAAAAACAATGCCGATGTCTTTGCGTACCGCGCTTTGTTCCGCGGAAACGTCATGCCCGCCTATCCGCATGTCTCCTGCCGTTTTATCCAGAATGGTGCATAATGTGTTGATGGTGGTACTCTTGCCCGCGCCGTTTGGACCGAGGAACGCAAAGATCTCGCCTTCCTCGACACAGAACGAAATGTCATCCACCGCTTTGAAATCGCCATACGATTTGCTGAAATGGCTGACCCGGATGATTGGCTCCATGTGGATTCCCCCTTTTGTAAGTTCAGTGTCAGTATACAGGGGGTTTCTAAAAACGGAGGAAAACAATCGTAAACAGTTTATAAACGGCGGATAAAAGAAGCGGAAACCCCTATGTTTATAAAACGTTTATCTTTTTGTTAACGGTACTTGAATGTCCGGCCGTATCCTTATAGAATAAGAAAATAAAAGCCTGTGAGATTGGAGACGGCGATGGATTGGATGCGGCAATGGCGGAAACTGTGCGCGCAGCGGAAGCGTCACCTTCGGCAGGAAAGGGAAGAACGCCGGGAGGCACTGAAAACTCACCGGGAAATGACGCTGCGGCGAGAGCGCCTGCATCGGCAGCAGCAGGATCTGTCCATGCGGCTTCGCCTGCTGCGGAAAACCGAAAACGGCAACTTGTCTCCGGAGCAAAAAGAGCTGCTGGACCAGCTCGCCTCCGTCCGTTCCGAACTGCACGATATTCATATCCGACGGCACCTGCACGCCTACGGCGACGAAGACGCCATGTTCGACCGGTACTACCGTCATATCCGGCTGTCAAGGCCGTTTGTGCTTGCAATCAATGCGGCGCTCTGGATCTTACTGTTTTGGTTCGGGGGCGCTTCCGTTGGCCTGAAAATTCTGATTTCTTTTTTGGCAATTCTCGCCACCGTCGGTACGCTGTACGAGATACTTTTTCTCATGCGCATCAAAGACCGCATTCTGCTTCCGGTCGACCGCCTGCGCAAGGGCGTCCGCTCTATCACGGCGGGGCAGTATGACGTTTCGGTCGAAAACGAGAGCGCCAGTGAGGTAAGCAGCCTCATCACGGCCTTCAACCAGATGGCGCAGAAATTGCAGGAGAACGAACGGCTCAAGATCGAATACGAGAATAACCGCAAGGCACTCATCAGCAATATCTCGCATGACCTCAAAACGCCGATGACCTCCATCCAGGGGTATCTGGAGGCGATCACAGCCGATGCGGGAATGCCCGCCGACAGGCAGGCCCGTTATTTGAAGATCATCCAGAGCAACAGCGCATATATGAACCGTTTGATCGATGATCTGTTCCTGTTTTCCACGCTGGACCTGCAAAAGCTGGAATTCCATTTTGCCCCGGTCTCCATTCGGCCGTTTCTCCGCGATATGATGGAGGAATTCCGGTTGGACCTGGAAGAGCGA
Proteins encoded in this region:
- a CDS encoding sensor histidine kinase — encoded protein: MDWMRQWRKLCAQRKRHLRQEREERREALKTHREMTLRRERLHRQQQDLSMRLRLLRKTENGNLSPEQKELLDQLASVRSELHDIHIRRHLHAYGDEDAMFDRYYRHIRLSRPFVLAINAALWILLFWFGGASVGLKILISFLAILATVGTLYEILFLMRIKDRILLPVDRLRKGVRSITAGQYDVSVENESASEVSSLITAFNQMAQKLQENERLKIEYENNRKALISNISHDLKTPMTSIQGYLEAITADAGMPADRQARYLKIIQSNSAYMNRLIDDLFLFSTLDLQKLEFHFAPVSIRPFLRDMMEEFRLDLEERGALFRYEDALDREYTVDLDPKRFHQILRNLIGNAVKYGPKQGLAVRVKAYVIEENLRLAVKDNGQGIPAKDLPHLFERFYRADPERTKDFSSTGLGLAIAQELAQAHGGKITVASEINAGSCFTVSIPCRAQA
- a CDS encoding daunorubicin resistance protein DrrA family ABC transporter ATP-binding protein; this translates as MEPIIRVSHFSKSYGDFKAVDDISFCVEEGEIFAFLGPNGAGKSTTINTLCTILDKTAGDMRIGGHDVSAEQSAVRKDIGIVFQESTLDAKLTVEENLRFHCRFYQVPKQEVAERVDFVLDLVDLQEWRKTPVGGLSGGMKRRVEIARALIHYPKVLFLDEPTAGLDPQTRANVWEYIQKLQKQKNITIFLTTHYMDEAEICAHVAIMDHGKIIAFDTPENLKKQYTHSMLIVYGTRLAALETECKAKGFPCEPAKGKWTVTVPDSRAALELLEHNREQVTDFEMTKGTLNDVFLKVTGKEIRV